A section of the Gemmatimonadaceae bacterium genome encodes:
- a CDS encoding menaquinone biosynthesis decarboxylase encodes MAIDSLQDFIAEIDRIGELVRISTPVKAKLELCEIADRTSKLPGGGPALLFEHVILDTGARSQFPVAINLFGSMTRMALALGVTDLDEHGARITALMNLKVPDGFMGKLGLLPRLLEVSKFPPRVKGGSPACQEVVWRGDEVDLDRIPVITCWPEDGGPFITLSAVVSKDPARGIRNVGMYRVQKLDRRSVAMHWQRHKTGAEHFREMAERGETMPVCIVVGADPASVYSASAPLPPAVDEFIFAGFLRREPVTLTKAVTCDLEVPANAELVIEGYIDPREELVVEGPFGDHTGFYSEADLYPRVHVTAVTMRKNMVYGTTIVGKPPMEDFYLGHATERIFLPLLKLTTPEIVDYHMPAEGVFHNLVFVSIDKKYPGHAYKVMNALWGAGLMSLAKVLVVVDKEVDVRNVSETWWATLNNIDPERDVRFTMGPVDVLDHSSRAFSYGSKMGIDATRKLPEEGFTRQWPRVIEMDAETRRRVDAVFPSLGIAEAWKR; translated from the coding sequence GTGGCAATCGACTCGTTGCAGGACTTCATCGCAGAGATCGACCGGATCGGCGAGCTGGTTCGGATCTCGACGCCGGTGAAGGCGAAGCTGGAGCTGTGCGAGATCGCCGACCGCACCAGCAAGCTGCCGGGTGGCGGGCCGGCGCTGCTGTTCGAGCACGTGATCCTCGACACCGGTGCGCGGTCGCAGTTCCCGGTGGCGATCAACCTGTTCGGCTCGATGACGCGCATGGCGCTGGCGCTCGGGGTGACGGACCTCGACGAGCATGGCGCGCGCATCACGGCGCTGATGAACCTGAAGGTGCCCGATGGCTTCATGGGGAAGCTCGGGCTGCTGCCGCGGCTGCTGGAGGTGTCGAAATTCCCGCCGCGGGTGAAGGGTGGGTCGCCGGCGTGCCAGGAGGTGGTGTGGCGCGGCGACGAGGTCGATCTCGACAGGATTCCGGTCATCACCTGCTGGCCCGAGGATGGCGGGCCGTTCATCACGCTGTCGGCGGTGGTGAGCAAGGATCCGGCGCGCGGCATCCGCAACGTGGGCATGTACCGCGTGCAGAAGCTCGACAGGCGATCGGTCGCGATGCACTGGCAGCGGCACAAGACCGGTGCCGAGCACTTCCGCGAGATGGCCGAGCGTGGCGAGACGATGCCGGTGTGCATCGTGGTCGGCGCCGATCCGGCGAGTGTCTACAGCGCCAGCGCGCCGCTGCCGCCGGCGGTGGACGAGTTCATCTTCGCGGGCTTCCTGCGCCGCGAGCCGGTGACGCTGACGAAGGCGGTGACATGTGACCTGGAGGTGCCGGCCAACGCCGAGCTGGTGATCGAGGGCTACATCGACCCGCGCGAGGAACTGGTGGTGGAGGGGCCGTTCGGCGACCACACGGGCTTCTACTCCGAAGCAGACCTCTATCCGCGCGTCCACGTCACCGCGGTGACGATGCGGAAGAACATGGTCTACGGCACCACCATCGTGGGCAAGCCGCCGATGGAGGACTTCTACCTCGGCCACGCCACCGAACGCATCTTCCTGCCGCTGCTCAAGCTCACCACGCCGGAGATCGTCGACTACCACATGCCGGCCGAGGGAGTGTTCCACAACCTCGTGTTCGTGAGCATTGACAAGAAGTATCCCGGGCACGCCTACAAGGTCATGAACGCGCTCTGGGGCGCGGGACTGATGTCGCTGGCGAAGGTGCTGGTGGTGGTGGACAAGGAGGTCGACGTGCGCAACGTCTCCGAGACCTGGTGGGCGACGCTCAACAACATCGATCCCGAGCGCGACGTCCGCTTCACGATGGGACCGGTGGACGTGCTCGACCACTCGAGTCGCGCCTTCAGCTACGGGAGCAAGATGGGCATCGACGCGACACGGAAGCTCCCCGAGGAGGGGTTCACGCGGCAGTGGCCGCGCGTGATCGAGATGGATGCCGAAACGCGCCGCCGCGTGGATGCGGTCTTCCCGTCGCTCGGCATCGCCGAGGCGTGGAAGCGATGA
- a CDS encoding UbiA family prenyltransferase → MNAPREGQTFAGASPVAKWASFVKLPHTVFALPFALTGVVLASRVVTPTVGQVGWVVLAFTAARFAAMAFNRIVDRDVDAINPRTKAREIPSGALPLGQAKLSVVLAGVLFIAASWMLNPLCGMLSPVALAWVLFYSYCKRFTRWSHLVLGLGLGIAPVGGYLAVTGTWASPAWMLPVLACAVMTWSGGFDILYALQDVAFDRANRLFSLPAALGAPRALTVARVLHTGTVLLLALVGWATGGGVLYAAGVAVVAILLLYEHSLVKPDDLSNLNAAFFTMNGVISISFFVFVLLERLLQLPSLATLLARAA, encoded by the coding sequence ATGAACGCGCCGCGCGAGGGGCAGACGTTCGCCGGGGCGTCACCGGTCGCGAAGTGGGCCAGCTTCGTCAAGCTGCCGCACACGGTGTTCGCGCTGCCCTTCGCGCTGACGGGGGTCGTGCTGGCCAGCCGCGTCGTGACGCCGACGGTGGGGCAGGTGGGCTGGGTGGTGCTCGCGTTCACGGCAGCGCGGTTCGCGGCGATGGCGTTCAACCGCATCGTGGACCGCGACGTGGATGCCATCAACCCGCGGACGAAGGCGCGCGAGATCCCGAGTGGCGCGCTGCCGCTGGGGCAGGCGAAGCTGAGTGTCGTGCTGGCGGGCGTGCTGTTCATCGCCGCGAGCTGGATGCTCAACCCCCTCTGCGGGATGCTGTCGCCGGTGGCGCTGGCCTGGGTGCTGTTCTACAGCTACTGCAAGCGGTTCACGCGCTGGAGCCACCTCGTGCTCGGCCTCGGGCTCGGCATCGCCCCGGTCGGCGGCTACCTCGCCGTCACCGGCACGTGGGCGTCGCCGGCGTGGATGCTGCCGGTGCTGGCGTGTGCGGTGATGACGTGGTCGGGCGGGTTCGACATCCTGTACGCGCTGCAGGACGTGGCCTTCGACCGCGCCAACCGCCTGTTCTCGCTGCCGGCCGCGCTGGGGGCGCCTCGTGCCCTCACCGTGGCGCGGGTGCTGCACACCGGTACCGTGCTGCTGCTGGCCCTGGTGGGGTGGGCGACCGGCGGGGGCGTGCTGTACGCGGCCGGCGTGGCGGTGGTGGCGATCCTGCTCCTGTACGAGCACTCGCTGGTGAAGCCGGACGACCTCTCCAACCTGAACGCGGCGTTCTTCACCATGAATGGCGTGATCAGCATCTCGTTCTTCGTGTTCGTGCTGCTGGAGCGGCTGCTGCAGCTGCCCAGCCTGGCCACCCTCCTGGCGCGCGCGGCATGA
- a CDS encoding UbiX family flavin prenyltransferase, giving the protein MSARLPIVMAITGASGAPYAVRLLQVLASAGQPVWVIVSSHGWRLLHSESGISDLHGLREHVGGDAWDASVTVFDDNDRGATPASGSARMQGMVIVPCSMGTIAAVAAGTSRSLVERAADVMLKERRPLLVVPRETPLSRIHLENMLRITDAGAVVMPAAPGFYHQPERIAELVDFIVQRILDHLRVDIDIAPRWGDPTT; this is encoded by the coding sequence ATGAGCGCGCGGCTGCCGATCGTGATGGCGATCACCGGTGCCTCGGGCGCGCCGTATGCGGTGCGCCTGCTGCAGGTGCTGGCGTCGGCGGGCCAGCCGGTCTGGGTGATCGTGTCGTCACACGGGTGGCGCCTGCTGCATTCCGAGTCCGGCATCAGTGACCTGCACGGGCTGCGCGAGCACGTGGGTGGCGACGCCTGGGATGCCAGCGTGACGGTGTTCGATGACAACGACCGCGGTGCCACGCCGGCCAGCGGATCGGCCCGCATGCAGGGCATGGTGATCGTGCCGTGCAGCATGGGCACGATCGCGGCCGTGGCCGCCGGCACCAGCCGCTCGCTGGTGGAGCGTGCCGCCGACGTGATGCTCAAGGAGCGGCGCCCGCTGCTGGTGGTGCCGCGCGAGACGCCGCTCTCGCGCATCCACCTGGAGAACATGCTGCGCATCACCGACGCCGGTGCGGTGGTGATGCCCGCCGCGCCCGGCTTCTACCATCAGCCGGAACGCATCGCCGAGCTGGTGGACTTCATCGTGCAGCGCATCCTCGACCACCTGCGGGTGGACATCGACATCGCACCGCGCTGGGGCGACCCCACGACGTGA
- a CDS encoding metallophosphoesterase family protein has translation MTTGTHVIGLVSDTHGMVRASLFTALAGVDRILHAGDVGPDGVLAELETIAPVQAVYGNTDRPGNPRHSAELVLDIGGVSVHVSHGHELGSPTPEKLLAAYPQQVLVYGHTHRQLIVESGGRLVVNPGAAGARRFDLLPSVAVLTIQAGVPSVEIVALD, from the coding sequence GTGACCACCGGCACCCACGTGATCGGCCTGGTGTCGGACACGCACGGCATGGTGCGCGCCTCGCTGTTCACCGCGCTCGCCGGCGTGGACCGCATCCTGCACGCCGGCGACGTGGGCCCCGACGGCGTGCTGGCGGAGCTGGAGACCATCGCGCCGGTGCAGGCCGTGTACGGCAACACCGACCGCCCCGGCAACCCGCGACACTCGGCCGAGCTGGTGCTCGACATCGGCGGCGTGAGCGTCCACGTGAGCCACGGGCACGAACTCGGCAGCCCCACGCCCGAAAAGCTGCTCGCCGCCTATCCGCAGCAGGTGCTCGTCTACGGCCACACGCACCGGCAGCTGATCGTGGAATCGGGCGGGCGCCTGGTCGTGAACCCCGGCGCCGCCGGTGCCCGCCGCTTCGACCTGCTGCCGTCCGTTGCCGTGCTCACGATACAAGCGGGCGTGCCCTCCGTCGAGATCGTCGCGCTGGACTGA
- a CDS encoding MATE family efflux transporter, translating to MNDLTQGPILRHIIRMAIPMMFGMLFQTAYLLIDLYFVAGLGDAALAGVSAAGTLQYIVMAATQVLGVGTVALIAQASGRKDRDDATLVFNQSLFLSGIGGVVTLVLGFALMRPYMQAMAADAATVEQGRRYLLAFIPALALQFAMLTLGSALRGTGVAKPGMVIQIGTVILNALLAPVLIAGWGTGHPLGTLGAGLSSAISIAAGVVAGWIYFLRGDRFATLAMAQIAPRRETILRILRIGLPAGAEFLLLFVLTGLMYFMIRQFGATAQAGYGLGARVMQSIFLPAMAVAFAASPVAGQNVGAHHPERVRETFHKSALLGSAVMLVATILAQWQADRVLALFTREAPVIAMGATFLHIASFNFIAQGLIFTCSGMFQALGNTIPSLISGATRLVTFVLPALWLSRQPNFSPTVVWWLGVVTVTLQMFFSVWLLRRELDRRFGPALSPGDAPPLAA from the coding sequence ATGAACGACCTGACGCAGGGCCCCATCCTCCGGCACATCATCAGGATGGCGATCCCGATGATGTTCGGGATGCTGTTCCAGACGGCCTATCTGCTGATCGACCTGTACTTCGTGGCGGGGCTGGGCGATGCGGCGCTGGCTGGCGTGAGCGCGGCGGGGACGCTGCAGTACATCGTGATGGCGGCCACGCAGGTGCTGGGCGTGGGGACGGTGGCGCTGATCGCGCAGGCCAGCGGACGGAAGGACCGCGACGATGCCACGCTCGTGTTCAACCAGAGCCTGTTCCTGTCCGGCATCGGCGGCGTGGTCACGCTGGTCCTCGGCTTTGCACTCATGCGCCCGTACATGCAGGCGATGGCGGCCGACGCCGCGACGGTGGAACAGGGCCGCCGCTACCTGCTCGCCTTCATCCCGGCGCTCGCGCTGCAGTTCGCGATGCTCACCCTCGGCTCGGCGCTGCGTGGCACCGGTGTCGCCAAGCCGGGCATGGTGATCCAGATCGGCACCGTGATCCTGAACGCGCTGCTGGCGCCGGTGCTCATCGCCGGCTGGGGCACGGGGCATCCGCTGGGCACCCTTGGCGCGGGCCTCTCGTCGGCCATCAGCATCGCCGCCGGCGTGGTGGCGGGGTGGATCTACTTCCTGCGCGGTGATCGCTTCGCCACGCTCGCCATGGCGCAGATCGCGCCGCGGCGCGAGACCATCCTGCGCATCCTCCGCATCGGCCTGCCGGCGGGGGCGGAGTTCCTGCTGCTGTTCGTGCTGACGGGGCTCATGTACTTCATGATCCGCCAGTTCGGGGCCACCGCACAGGCGGGGTACGGCCTGGGGGCGCGCGTGATGCAGTCGATCTTCCTCCCCGCCATGGCCGTCGCCTTCGCCGCCTCACCGGTGGCAGGCCAGAACGTCGGCGCACACCACCCCGAGCGCGTGCGAGAGACGTTCCACAAGTCGGCGCTGCTCGGCAGCGCGGTGATGCTGGTCGCGACGATCCTCGCCCAGTGGCAGGCCGACCGGGTGCTGGCCCTGTTCACCAGGGAAGCGCCGGTGATCGCGATGGGCGCGACGTTCCTGCACATCGCCAGCTTCAACTTCATCGCGCAGGGACTGATCTTCACCTGCTCCGGGATGTTCCAGGCGCTCGGCAACACGATCCCGTCACTCATCAGCGGCGCCACGCGCCTCGTGACCTTCGTGCTCCCGGCGCTCTGGCTCTCGCGCCAGCCGAACTTCTCGCCCACGGTCGTCTGGTGGCTGGGCGTGGTGACCGTCACGCTCCAGATGTTCTTCAGCGTCTGGCTCCTCCGCCGGGAACTCGATCGCCGCTTCGGGCCTGCCCTGTCTCCCGGCGACGCGCCACCGCTCGCGGCATAA
- the cls gene encoding cardiolipin synthase — protein sequence MNFVELPNWAIALEVVWVIGMSMYILLERRPPLATLAWIVGMAWLPILGFLVYYFLGPRRLDRKRRRRGIARAAPRERAHGTRPDRARAVDTLGITGARLAAIAAGTEQAPPLPCVDVTIFDDGATTYDAMMDAIASARHHVHLEYYILTDGVVARRLRAALIERAAAGVQVRLLLDGLGTSRLGDYLQPMRDAGIEVARFGPRMRPGFVNFRTHRKIVVCDGRLGFTGGMNIDDCHDATVTGAEAWRDTHLRLEGDAVAPLALAFLEDWQYATDIAIDGAEYLPPLTGDGDHLVQVCASGPDAHPQSIHAVYFAAITTARQRVWISTPYFVPDESMQSALTGAALRGVDVRVLVPAKSDQKLVDAAARSYFPELLGAGVRIFAYGPPALHAKTMVVDGDAAIVGSANLDNRSLRLNFEVVAICYGEAAVSRLAAMFQADLRQSTEVTPATLRRETLPRRLFEGLARLFSPML from the coding sequence ATGAACTTCGTCGAGTTGCCGAACTGGGCCATCGCGCTCGAGGTGGTGTGGGTGATCGGGATGTCGATGTACATCCTGCTCGAGCGGCGCCCCCCGCTGGCGACGCTGGCGTGGATCGTGGGCATGGCGTGGCTGCCGATCCTGGGCTTCCTGGTCTACTACTTCCTCGGGCCCCGCCGGCTCGATCGCAAGCGGCGGCGGCGCGGGATCGCCCGCGCCGCGCCGCGGGAACGCGCCCATGGCACACGCCCGGACCGCGCCCGCGCGGTCGACACGCTCGGCATCACCGGGGCACGGCTGGCGGCGATTGCGGCCGGCACCGAGCAGGCGCCGCCGCTGCCCTGCGTGGACGTCACGATCTTCGACGACGGTGCCACCACGTACGACGCGATGATGGACGCGATCGCGTCGGCGCGGCACCACGTGCACCTCGAGTACTATATCCTCACCGACGGGGTGGTGGCGAGACGCCTGCGCGCGGCCCTCATCGAGCGGGCGGCGGCCGGCGTGCAGGTGCGCCTGCTGCTCGACGGACTCGGCACGTCGCGACTCGGGGACTACCTGCAGCCGATGCGCGACGCGGGCATCGAGGTCGCGCGGTTCGGGCCCCGCATGCGTCCCGGCTTCGTCAACTTCCGGACGCACCGCAAGATCGTCGTCTGCGACGGGCGGCTCGGCTTCACCGGCGGCATGAACATCGATGACTGCCACGATGCGACGGTGACGGGCGCCGAGGCCTGGCGTGACACCCACCTGCGGCTGGAGGGCGACGCCGTCGCGCCGCTGGCACTCGCCTTCCTCGAGGACTGGCAGTACGCCACCGACATCGCGATCGACGGTGCCGAGTACCTGCCACCGCTGACCGGCGACGGTGACCACCTCGTGCAGGTCTGTGCGTCGGGGCCGGATGCACACCCGCAGAGCATCCATGCCGTCTACTTCGCCGCGATCACCACCGCCCGGCAGCGCGTCTGGATCTCGACCCCGTACTTCGTGCCCGACGAGTCGATGCAGTCTGCGCTGACCGGGGCCGCGCTGCGCGGTGTGGACGTGCGGGTGCTGGTGCCGGCGAAGAGCGACCAGAAGCTGGTGGACGCCGCGGCGCGCAGCTACTTCCCGGAACTGCTCGGTGCCGGCGTGCGCATCTTCGCCTACGGCCCGCCGGCACTGCACGCCAAGACGATGGTGGTGGACGGCGACGCCGCGATCGTCGGCTCGGCCAACCTCGACAACCGCAGCCTGCGGCTGAACTTCGAGGTGGTCGCGATCTGCTACGGCGAGGCAGCCGTCTCGCGTCTCGCGGCGATGTTTCAGGCCGACCTGCGCCAGTCCACCGAGGTCACGCCCGCAACGCTCAGGCGCGAGACACTGCCGCGACGGCTCTTCGAAGGGCTCGCGCGGCTGTTTTCGCCGATGCTCTGA